The following are encoded in a window of Chloracidobacterium sp. genomic DNA:
- a CDS encoding arylesterase yields the protein MATQRIWAVWLLAGVLAGVGCGRANPDLAEPLPVIAPASEEASRLARPRILFLGDSLTAGYGLRREASYPELLQSKLDAAGLNYQVVNAGVSGDTSAGGLERLSWSLEGDVRIVVVALGANDGLRGLPLTQLEANLRAIIERSQARGATVILAGLKAPQQAGPDYGARFEAVYTKLAKQYNLPFIPSLLEGVLGKEDLNQSDGIHPNEAGARIVADNVWKVLEPVARRAAATSSQAQR from the coding sequence ATGGCGACACAACGGATTTGGGCGGTTTGGTTGCTGGCGGGCGTTTTAGCTGGAGTTGGTTGTGGACGCGCCAACCCTGATCTTGCCGAACCACTACCGGTCATTGCGCCGGCTTCCGAAGAGGCATCTCGCTTGGCTCGACCGCGCATCCTGTTTTTGGGGGACAGTCTCACGGCCGGTTATGGGCTCCGCCGAGAAGCGAGCTACCCGGAGTTGCTCCAAAGCAAACTCGACGCCGCCGGGTTGAACTACCAAGTCGTCAACGCTGGCGTATCGGGGGACACGTCAGCCGGCGGGTTGGAACGGCTGAGTTGGTCGCTGGAGGGAGATGTTCGCATTGTTGTTGTCGCGCTTGGTGCCAATGACGGACTGCGGGGTTTGCCGCTAACGCAGTTGGAAGCTAACCTACGTGCCATCATTGAACGCTCACAGGCGCGCGGCGCCACGGTCATTCTGGCCGGCCTCAAAGCGCCGCAGCAAGCAGGCCCCGACTATGGGGCGCGCTTTGAGGCGGTCTATACCAAGCTAGCCAAACAGTACAATCTACCCTTTATTCCCTCGCTACTCGAAGGCGTCCTCGGCAAAGAAGACCTTAACCAGAGCGACGGCATCCATCCGAACGAAGCAGGCGCACGGATCGTCGCCGACAACGTGTGGAAGGTGCTTGAGCCGGTCGCTCGTCGGGCGGCGGCAACATCTTCCCAAGCCCAACGGTAG
- a CDS encoding ABC transporter ATP-binding protein — protein MIELKRVSKQATSGNSTLTILHPLDLTIPAGQFAAVLGPSGSGKSTLLGLIAGLDAPTTGEVILAGTSITRLSEDALAAFRSRTIGFIFQAFHLVPTATALENVQIPMEIVGRRDAKRRAKALLAAVGLSDRAHHYPAQLSGGEQQRVAIARAFANEPPILLADEPTGNLDYTNGMRVFELLRRLNREAGTTLVMVTHNEELARAADRAITLRDGRVVLDNVSVSVEPLPSS, from the coding sequence ATGATTGAATTGAAGCGAGTCTCAAAGCAAGCGACAAGCGGCAACAGTACCCTGACTATTCTCCACCCGCTTGACCTGACGATTCCCGCCGGACAGTTCGCCGCCGTTTTGGGGCCATCCGGGAGCGGAAAATCCACCCTGCTGGGACTCATCGCCGGGCTGGATGCGCCAACCACAGGAGAAGTTATCCTCGCCGGTACCTCGATTACACGCCTCAGCGAAGACGCCTTGGCGGCTTTTCGAAGCCGTACCATCGGGTTCATTTTTCAAGCTTTCCATCTCGTTCCGACGGCGACAGCGCTGGAAAACGTCCAGATTCCGATGGAAATCGTCGGTCGGCGTGACGCCAAACGACGCGCAAAAGCTTTGCTGGCGGCGGTTGGGCTGAGCGACCGCGCCCACCACTACCCAGCGCAGCTTTCAGGCGGCGAGCAGCAGCGCGTCGCCATCGCCCGCGCCTTCGCCAACGAGCCGCCAATCCTTCTAGCGGACGAGCCGACCGGCAACCTTGATTACACCAATGGGATGCGCGTTTTTGAGCTGCTGCGCCGACTCAACCGCGAGGCGGGAACGACCCTGGTGATGGTGACACACAACGAAGAACTGGCACGCGCCGCCGACCGAGCCATTACGTTACGCGATGGACGGGTTGTCCTAGACAACGTAAGCGTTTCCGTTGAGCCGTTGCCGTCCAGTTAG
- a CDS encoding LysR family transcriptional regulator: MEFPSGGNGLATVDLSHLEVFTAVVEERHFSRAARRLARTQAAVSQTIKKLEHELGTALLDRNAKGVIPTAAGRLLYDYARRLLDLRNETTQALRQLDELTAGRLVIGANEQTVTYILPWLERFIRAYPAVHVEVKRCRASEVPSEILRHGVELGVVSFAPPDSGLRSLIVATDAVALVTAPHHALAGRSVVSIRELGQETFIAHNVVSRYRLQVIEAFARHRTPLRIAVELPSIEAIKRMVESGVGVSILPRLCVAAETARGQLAAMPIREMRLARKLRVVYRRQSPLSRAAQAFVNLVRTTEINGG; the protein is encoded by the coding sequence ATGGAATTTCCGTCAGGCGGAAACGGATTGGCAACCGTGGATTTGTCTCACCTTGAAGTTTTCACGGCGGTCGTCGAAGAAAGGCACTTTTCGCGGGCGGCACGGCGGTTGGCGCGGACGCAGGCGGCGGTGAGCCAGACCATCAAGAAGCTGGAACATGAGCTGGGAACGGCGCTGCTTGACCGCAATGCGAAGGGCGTCATCCCCACCGCTGCCGGCCGTCTGCTCTACGACTATGCGCGACGCCTGCTCGACCTCCGCAACGAAACGACGCAGGCGCTGCGTCAACTGGACGAACTGACCGCCGGGCGATTGGTTATTGGGGCGAACGAGCAAACCGTTACGTACATTTTGCCGTGGCTGGAGCGCTTCATTCGGGCCTACCCGGCGGTTCACGTCGAGGTCAAGCGTTGCCGCGCGAGTGAGGTGCCCTCCGAAATCCTACGCCACGGCGTGGAGCTAGGCGTTGTCAGCTTTGCGCCGCCGGACAGTGGTCTGCGGTCATTGATCGTCGCCACGGATGCAGTCGCTCTCGTAACGGCGCCGCACCACGCTTTGGCTGGCCGTTCCGTCGTCTCCATCCGCGAACTAGGACAGGAAACATTCATCGCTCACAACGTTGTGTCGCGGTACCGGCTACAAGTTATCGAAGCCTTCGCCCGTCACCGGACGCCGTTGCGAATTGCGGTAGAATTGCCGTCGATCGAGGCCATCAAACGAATGGTGGAGTCTGGGGTCGGTGTCAGTATCCTGCCGCGTTTGTGTGTGGCGGCTGAAACGGCGCGTGGGCAGTTAGCGGCGATGCCCATTCGCGAGATGCGTTTGGCGCGCAAACTGCGCGTCGTTTATCGGCGACAGTCGCCGCTGTCGCGGGCGGCGCAGGCGTTTGTCAACTTGGTGCGAACAACAGAAATCAACGGCGGTTAG
- a CDS encoding response regulator, translating to MSSHTILIVDDESYIRDLLVSVLSLEYKVLTAEDGVEALETYMQHRNVIQCVITDLFMPRMDGEELIERLHEARPDLPIILITALQDDARLNRLRDWPNVTVMPKPFNLGQLRNTLRQNVAAR from the coding sequence ATGTCTTCACACACGATTCTGATTGTAGATGATGAGTCGTATATCCGCGACTTGCTCGTTTCCGTGCTAAGCCTTGAGTACAAAGTACTGACGGCTGAAGACGGCGTCGAAGCCCTTGAGACATACATGCAGCACCGAAACGTGATTCAGTGTGTCATCACTGACTTGTTCATGCCACGCATGGACGGCGAAGAGTTGATCGAACGTCTCCACGAAGCACGGCCTGACCTACCGATTATCCTCATCACAGCCCTCCAGGATGACGCGCGCCTAAACCGGCTTCGCGACTGGCCGAATGTGACGGTAATGCCGAAGCCTTTCAACCTCGGGCAGTTGCGGAACACCCTCCGCCAGAACGTCGCCGCCCGGTGA
- the dnaJ gene encoding molecular chaperone DnaJ, protein MASKRDYYEVLGVARNATETDIKKAYRRLAMKYHPDKNPGDKAAEEKFKEAAEAYAVLSDPEQRARYDRFGHAGVGAAAAGGFSGFAGFQNFEDILGDLFGFGFGGGGRRSQVQRGADLRYDLELTLEEAAKGVTTQIRVPRLETCDDCGGSGAAAGTTPETCPTCGGLGQVRYQQGFFSVTRTCPQCHGVGRIIRNPCRTCRGEGRVRREKRIEIKVPAGVDNGMRLRVAGEGEAGVGGGPPGDLQVVIHIREHEIFERQDNNLLCQVSIDFVEAALGADIEVPTLDGYAMLKIPEGTQTGTAFRLRGKGMPTLSGEVGDLFVIVNVVTPTNLTREQRRLLEEFAALRPGGDGRKATRKPEEKGFFDRVKDAIFGG, encoded by the coding sequence ATGGCAAGTAAGCGGGATTACTATGAAGTGCTAGGCGTTGCGCGGAACGCGACCGAGACGGACATCAAAAAAGCGTACCGTCGCCTGGCGATGAAGTACCACCCGGACAAAAACCCCGGCGACAAGGCGGCTGAGGAGAAGTTTAAGGAAGCCGCTGAGGCCTACGCCGTGCTTTCTGACCCCGAACAGCGCGCACGGTATGACCGCTTCGGCCACGCTGGCGTCGGTGCGGCGGCAGCCGGCGGTTTCAGCGGGTTTGCCGGCTTTCAAAACTTTGAAGATATCCTTGGCGACCTCTTCGGGTTTGGTTTTGGAGGTGGCGGCCGCCGTAGTCAGGTGCAGCGCGGAGCTGACTTGCGCTACGACCTAGAACTGACGCTGGAAGAAGCCGCCAAGGGCGTGACGACGCAGATTCGCGTACCACGTTTAGAAACCTGCGATGACTGCGGCGGCAGCGGCGCCGCCGCTGGCACGACGCCGGAAACCTGCCCAACCTGCGGCGGCCTCGGCCAAGTTCGGTATCAACAGGGCTTTTTTAGCGTCACTCGGACCTGTCCCCAGTGCCATGGCGTCGGGCGGATTATTCGAAACCCATGCCGTACCTGCCGTGGCGAAGGGCGCGTCCGGCGTGAAAAACGCATCGAAATCAAAGTGCCGGCCGGGGTGGACAATGGTATGCGCCTCCGCGTCGCAGGCGAGGGGGAAGCTGGCGTTGGCGGCGGTCCGCCAGGCGACTTGCAGGTGGTTATCCACATCCGGGAACACGAGATTTTCGAGCGGCAGGACAACAACCTGCTGTGCCAAGTTTCCATTGACTTTGTGGAAGCGGCGCTTGGGGCTGATATTGAAGTGCCGACCCTAGATGGGTACGCCATGCTGAAGATTCCTGAAGGGACGCAAACCGGGACGGCCTTCCGCCTGCGCGGTAAGGGCATGCCAACGCTGTCTGGGGAAGTCGGCGATCTCTTCGTCATCGTCAATGTGGTCACACCGACCAACCTGACCCGTGAACAGCGCCGACTGCTTGAGGAGTTCGCCGCCTTGCGCCCCGGCGGCGACGGGCGCAAAGCGACGCGCAAGCCTGAAGAAAAGGGTTTTTTCGACCGCGTGAAGGACGCCATCTTCGGCGGTTGA
- the dnaK gene encoding molecular chaperone DnaK yields the protein MGKVIGIDLGTTNCCVAVMEGGTTQIIPNKEGGRTTPSVVGFTDKGERLVGQIARRQAITNAANTIYAVKRLIGRKFNSPEVQRAREICPYEICESSNGDAWVRAQGRAYSPPEISAIILQRLKAAAEDFLGEPVEEAIITVPAYFDDFQRQATKDAGKIAGLNVQRIINEPTAAALAYGVGKRESERIAVYDLGGGTFDVSVLEMNDGVFEVLSTCGDSFLGGEDFDQRIIDWLIQEFLRETGIDLRTDRLALQRLKEAAERAKCELSSTLEANINLPFIAADPATGPKHLNLTLTRAKFEELVRDLVERTVEPCQKALWDARLKPEDIDQVLLVGGQTRSPIIHECVRKIFGREPNASINPDEVVAIGAAIQGGVFTGQVKDLVLLDVIPLSLGIEVRGGLFQKIVERNTTIPVRKSLTFTTVVDNQSCVEIHVLQGEREIAKGNRSLGRFELVGIPPAPRGVPQIEVSFEIDADGIVKVSARDKATGLEQNMRVTPSSGLSPGEIANLIAEAQRNAESDRRLKELLLMQSRLEGLLQNTQRSFGEFGWMLPAEEQELVRETITGAKEVLNIQDAAVLKQWLEALENVAQIITNAMFNTPASDAPPPPETGGVKMLTE from the coding sequence ATGGGTAAAGTAATCGGCATAGACCTTGGGACAACCAACTGCTGCGTCGCCGTGATGGAAGGTGGAACGACGCAGATCATCCCTAACAAGGAGGGAGGACGCACAACGCCGTCAGTTGTTGGCTTTACAGACAAAGGTGAACGACTGGTTGGGCAAATCGCGCGTCGGCAGGCGATCACCAACGCTGCCAATACCATCTATGCCGTCAAGCGACTCATTGGCCGCAAGTTCAACTCGCCTGAAGTCCAGCGCGCGCGGGAAATCTGCCCGTACGAGATTTGCGAGTCCTCCAACGGTGACGCCTGGGTGCGGGCGCAGGGCCGCGCTTACAGCCCGCCCGAAATCTCCGCCATTATCCTGCAGCGCCTGAAAGCCGCCGCCGAAGACTTCCTCGGTGAACCGGTGGAAGAAGCCATCATTACCGTCCCGGCTTACTTTGACGACTTCCAGCGGCAGGCGACCAAGGACGCCGGTAAGATTGCAGGGCTGAATGTGCAGCGCATCATCAATGAGCCGACGGCGGCGGCGCTGGCGTACGGCGTCGGCAAGCGGGAGTCCGAACGAATTGCCGTCTATGACTTGGGCGGCGGCACGTTTGACGTGTCGGTGCTTGAAATGAACGACGGCGTGTTTGAAGTACTCTCGACCTGCGGCGACTCTTTCCTCGGCGGAGAAGACTTCGACCAACGCATCATTGACTGGCTGATTCAGGAATTCCTACGCGAAACAGGCATTGACCTACGCACCGACCGGCTGGCGCTCCAACGCCTAAAGGAAGCGGCGGAGCGCGCCAAGTGCGAGCTGTCTTCGACGCTCGAAGCCAACATCAACCTACCGTTCATCGCCGCCGACCCAGCAACGGGCCCGAAGCACCTCAATCTTACTCTCACCCGCGCCAAGTTTGAGGAACTGGTCAGGGATTTGGTTGAACGGACGGTCGAGCCGTGCCAGAAGGCGCTGTGGGACGCACGCCTCAAACCCGAAGATATTGACCAAGTGTTGCTGGTTGGCGGACAAACGCGCTCGCCGATTATTCACGAGTGCGTCAGGAAGATTTTCGGGCGCGAACCCAACGCGAGCATCAACCCGGATGAGGTCGTGGCAATTGGCGCAGCGATTCAGGGCGGCGTCTTCACTGGACAAGTCAAAGACTTGGTGCTGCTGGATGTGATTCCGCTCTCGCTAGGCATTGAGGTGCGCGGCGGCCTATTCCAGAAAATCGTTGAGCGAAACACCACCATTCCTGTCCGCAAGTCGCTGACCTTTACGACCGTTGTCGACAACCAGTCCTGCGTCGAAATTCATGTCCTGCAGGGCGAACGTGAAATCGCCAAAGGCAATCGTTCGCTGGGACGATTTGAACTGGTCGGCATTCCGCCAGCGCCGCGCGGCGTCCCGCAAATCGAAGTTTCGTTTGAGATTGACGCTGACGGCATCGTAAAGGTGTCGGCGCGTGACAAAGCCACTGGGCTTGAGCAAAACATGCGCGTTACGCCGTCGTCGGGGTTGTCGCCGGGCGAAATCGCCAACCTCATCGCGGAAGCCCAACGCAACGCCGAAAGCGACCGCCGGTTAAAGGAGTTGCTGCTCATGCAAAGCCGTCTCGAAGGCTTGCTACAAAACACGCAGCGTTCTTTCGGCGAATTCGGCTGGATGCTGCCGGCGGAAGAGCAGGAACTGGTACGTGAAACGATCACCGGCGCAAAGGAAGTCCTCAACATCCAAGATGCGGCGGTGCTCAAGCAGTGGCTTGAAGCGCTCGAAAATGTCGCTCAGATTATCACCAATGCCATGTTCAATACGCCGGCGAGCGATGCGCCGCCGCCACCGGAAACCGGCGGCGTAAAGATGTTGACGGAATAA
- the grpE gene encoding nucleotide exchange factor GrpE codes for MNTPAGNVMPQLDVAPPKRRTVEIELPTDAALSEASPSRRPSPPFTSSLSSGGGDAFFTAAPLAAGETPAASAATPYETEMGAAAPLSDSAEESAGEASPSPADTSPHTLPAAESDQPVVAESTSGGPRKGLSEDETIRLLMDLASLQEDLERAREQTNSARRHVELVKEQLAKATSEKAAMQQQLQRLMFEFDNYRKRAEREKAEAAERSKHAVLLKMLDVLDNLERALQTGRAEGGSLADFLAGVELIQRRLMDDLAGFGVQPIAAVGEVFDPNVHEAIATDETDEYKPNTILAELKRGYRVGDRLLRPAMVRVAVRPAVS; via the coding sequence GTGAATACGCCCGCCGGGAATGTAATGCCACAGCTTGACGTGGCGCCGCCAAAGCGGCGCACGGTTGAGATCGAACTGCCAACGGACGCCGCGCTATCGGAAGCTTCGCCAAGCCGCCGCCCTTCCCCGCCGTTTACCTCATCCCTCTCGTCCGGCGGCGGGGACGCTTTCTTCACCGCCGCCCCCCTTGCGGCTGGTGAAACGCCAGCAGCTTCAGCAGCGACTCCCTATGAGACCGAAATGGGAGCCGCCGCGCCGCTCTCCGATTCCGCCGAAGAGTCAGCCGGCGAGGCGTCTCCCTCGCCCGCCGACACTTCACCACACACCTTACCGGCGGCTGAGTCGGATCAACCGGTTGTTGCGGAGAGTACATCCGGCGGCCCACGCAAAGGCCTCTCGGAAGATGAAACCATTCGGCTGTTGATGGATTTGGCCAGTCTGCAGGAAGACCTAGAACGCGCCCGCGAACAAACCAACTCGGCGCGACGCCATGTCGAACTCGTTAAGGAGCAGTTGGCCAAGGCCACCAGCGAGAAAGCGGCGATGCAACAACAACTCCAGCGCTTGATGTTCGAGTTTGACAATTACCGCAAGCGCGCTGAACGCGAGAAAGCGGAGGCGGCGGAGCGCAGCAAACACGCTGTGTTGCTCAAGATGCTGGACGTACTTGACAATCTGGAACGCGCGCTGCAAACGGGGCGCGCCGAGGGCGGTAGCCTCGCCGACTTCTTAGCTGGCGTCGAACTGATCCAACGGCGGCTCATGGATGACCTTGCTGGCTTTGGCGTCCAACCCATTGCAGCGGTTGGTGAAGTTTTTGATCCAAACGTTCACGAAGCGATTGCCACAGACGAAACAGACGAGTACAAACCCAATACAATACTGGCGGAACTCAAACGCGGGTACAGAGTCGGCGACCGGCTGTTGCGCCCGGCGATGGTGCGTGTCGCCGTCCGCCCGGCTGTTTCCTGA